The Variovorax paradoxus genome window below encodes:
- a CDS encoding CoA transferase → MSGPLEGVRIVDMTSVLMGPYATQILGDLGADVIKIEPPGGDTVRGIGPARHAGMGGIFLHANRSKRSVVLDLKQPAGREALLRLAAEADVLIYNVRPQAMARLGLGHAEVAAVNPRILYVGVYGYGQDGPYAAKPAYDDLIQGAVAIPTLGVRAGAPVPRYVPSAMVDRIVGMSAANAVSAGLFHRERTGRGQAIDVPMFETMAQFVLGDHMGGQTFEPPLGPAGYARLLNEQRRPYATRDGHLCVLIYNDKQWKTFFGLIGRAQAMEDDPRFSSIGARTEHIGELYQLVGEAMRTRTSAEWTALLEAADIPVMPMHTLESLLDDPHLAAVGFFETVEHPSEGRMRSMAIPTRWSGSPPSVSRHAPRLGEHSAEVLAEAGYSAAQIAAMAAQGATLLPAETCTEAG, encoded by the coding sequence ATGAGCGGCCCGCTCGAGGGGGTGCGCATAGTCGACATGACGTCGGTGCTGATGGGACCGTACGCGACCCAGATCCTCGGCGACCTCGGCGCGGACGTGATCAAGATCGAGCCGCCCGGCGGCGACACGGTGCGCGGCATCGGCCCCGCGCGCCATGCGGGCATGGGCGGCATCTTCCTGCATGCCAACCGCAGCAAGCGCAGCGTGGTGCTCGACCTCAAGCAGCCCGCCGGGCGCGAGGCGCTGCTGCGGCTCGCGGCCGAGGCGGACGTGCTGATCTACAACGTGCGGCCGCAGGCCATGGCGCGGCTCGGGCTCGGCCATGCCGAGGTCGCGGCGGTCAACCCGCGCATCCTGTACGTCGGTGTCTACGGCTACGGGCAGGACGGGCCCTATGCGGCCAAGCCGGCCTACGACGACCTGATCCAGGGTGCGGTGGCGATCCCCACGCTGGGCGTGCGCGCGGGCGCGCCGGTGCCGCGCTACGTGCCGAGCGCGATGGTCGACCGCATCGTCGGCATGAGCGCCGCCAACGCGGTGTCGGCCGGGCTGTTCCATCGCGAGCGCACGGGCCGCGGGCAGGCCATCGACGTGCCGATGTTCGAGACCATGGCGCAGTTCGTGCTCGGCGACCACATGGGCGGCCAAACCTTCGAGCCGCCGCTGGGCCCGGCCGGCTATGCGCGCCTGCTCAACGAGCAGCGCCGGCCCTACGCCACGCGCGACGGCCACCTGTGCGTGCTGATCTACAACGACAAGCAGTGGAAGACCTTCTTCGGCCTGATCGGCCGCGCGCAGGCGATGGAGGACGACCCGCGCTTCAGCTCGATCGGCGCGCGCACCGAGCACATCGGCGAGCTCTACCAGCTCGTGGGCGAGGCGATGCGCACGCGCACCTCGGCCGAATGGACGGCGCTGCTCGAGGCCGCCGACATCCCGGTGATGCCGATGCACACGCTGGAATCGCTGCTGGACGACCCGCACCTGGCGGCCGTGGGTTTCTTCGAGACGGTGGAGCACCCGAGCGAGGGGCGCATGCGCTCGATGGCGATCCCGACGCGCTGGTCGGGCTCGCCGCCTTCGGTGTCGCGCCATGCGCCGCGGCTCGGCGAGCACAGCGCCGAGGTGCTGGCCGAGGCCGGCTACAGCGCGGCGCAGATCGCGGCGATGGCGGCGCAGGGCGCGACCCTGCTGCCGGCCGAAACCTGCACCGAGGCGGGCTGA
- a CDS encoding DUF1016 family protein → MGRIKRIGSTLDTSGPSALLGDIRTLIEMARQRTVSAVNSELTTLYWRIGQRIHTQVLEGRRADYGEEVLPNLAAQLVRDYGGSFSVKNLRRMVQFAVTFPDEQIVVSLIRQLSWTHFIALIPLKDPFQRDYYAQMASAECWSVRTLRERIDSMLYERTALSRQPEALIAQDLAALQGAERMSPALVMRDPYILDFLGLRDTWQESDLEAAIIREMESFLLELGAGFTFVARQKRIQIDGDDFHLDLLFYNRKLRRLVAVELKVGEFKAAYKGQMELYLRWLDRYEREPEEASPLGIILCTGKKSEQIELLELNKSGIHVAEYLTTLPPRAVLMERLHQAARRAQLQIEQRKADGASA, encoded by the coding sequence ATGGGAAGAATCAAGCGCATCGGGTCCACCCTGGACACGTCAGGACCATCCGCGCTGCTGGGCGACATCCGGACTCTGATCGAGATGGCGCGGCAACGCACCGTCTCGGCGGTGAACAGCGAGCTGACGACGCTTTATTGGCGCATCGGCCAGCGGATCCATACGCAGGTCCTGGAGGGGCGGCGAGCCGACTACGGCGAGGAGGTGCTGCCCAATCTGGCGGCGCAACTGGTGCGGGACTACGGCGGCAGTTTCTCGGTCAAGAACCTGCGCCGCATGGTGCAGTTTGCCGTCACGTTCCCGGACGAGCAGATTGTCGTATCGCTGATACGACAATTGAGCTGGACGCACTTCATCGCCCTGATCCCGCTGAAAGACCCGTTCCAGCGCGACTACTACGCGCAGATGGCCAGCGCCGAGTGCTGGAGCGTGCGGACGCTGCGCGAGCGCATCGACTCGATGCTGTACGAGCGGACGGCGCTGTCCAGGCAGCCGGAAGCGTTGATCGCACAGGACTTGGCGGCGCTGCAGGGCGCGGAGCGCATGTCGCCGGCGCTGGTCATGCGCGATCCTTACATCCTCGACTTCCTGGGGTTGCGCGACACCTGGCAGGAGAGCGATCTCGAGGCGGCCATCATTCGGGAAATGGAGTCCTTCCTGCTGGAATTGGGTGCGGGCTTCACCTTCGTCGCCCGGCAAAAGCGCATCCAGATCGATGGCGACGATTTCCATCTCGATCTGCTGTTCTACAACCGCAAGCTGCGGCGCCTGGTGGCGGTGGAGCTGAAAGTCGGCGAGTTCAAGGCGGCATACAAGGGGCAGATGGAGTTGTATCTGCGCTGGCTCGACAGATACGAGAGGGAGCCCGAGGAGGCTTCGCCACTGGGGATCATCCTCTGTACCGGCAAGAAATCCGAACAGATCGAACTGCTGGAGCTGAACAAGTCCGGTATCCATGTTGCCGAGTACCTCACCACCCTGCCTCCGCGCGCGGTGCTGATGGAGCGGCTGCACCAGGCGGCCCGGCGGGCGCAGTTGCAGATCGAACAACGCAAAGCGGATGGGGCTTCGGCCTGA
- a CDS encoding penicillin acylase family protein, translating into MKAPLLRALACAAVVAGAIAACGGDGGGGGFLPGPVGGNPPATPDTYSAEVRWTQYGLLHVKAADYAGLGYGYGYAVARDHLCLLADRVVTLRGERSERFGPDGASLVAFLQTSNLNSDLFYRMQLSDEEVEAAWRDLSADARGLAEGYAAGFNRRLRDIGVEAAATACQGAAPPRMRASDVVRATMQVNSLWKALAVAPYAAASTWGQLGAPAVAKAVEDRPPAQRMASNAWAYGSEATGTGASIMVANPHTLWQGHWLLMHQMHLSIPGEIDVMGADFLGLPLPLSGFTQHLAWSIEAPSTVTYPLLIALDVRAGDKPSYTVDGQRRDLGTKRVALRVRQADGSVATQQHELPVSHLGPLYRLPADGDRAAGWYAITDPSVANARALDQMLAVAKARDIAGFEQAVASNRGITAHLIAGDSQGRAMYIESGPLLDIADAALRDCATVPPLDVMTVPVALDGRRGACAVRDAQGRPKLAPASRVPALATRGIVQNANDSYSLSLVGQQLDGYSLLLGSPKAPPGLRTLMSQRQIQDGMRDGRIDSAEALGMVFDNRNYLAETTLDAVLAACAGAKGDAQVQAACAILSAWDRRHDVDSRGTLLFHELGPRLASVPGLYAEPYDSARPYRVRPVSTAPAVSAAIVAAVRDTAQALAALGLRGDERWGDMLARTTPQGRVPLHGGSGEQGVLNALDGAPLGREGFGDIIAGTSYVHLVTWDQGRLVARLMMAAGQSTDPASPHHDDQLPLFSRKQLVTPPFTEAEIAADPKLERLVLRE; encoded by the coding sequence ATGAAGGCGCCGCTGCTGCGCGCGCTGGCGTGCGCAGCCGTGGTCGCGGGTGCGATTGCTGCGTGCGGCGGCGACGGAGGCGGCGGTGGTTTTCTGCCCGGCCCCGTCGGCGGCAATCCGCCCGCAACGCCGGACACCTACAGCGCGGAAGTTCGCTGGACGCAGTACGGCCTGCTGCATGTGAAGGCCGCCGACTACGCGGGCCTCGGCTATGGCTACGGCTATGCGGTGGCGCGCGACCACCTGTGCCTGCTGGCCGACCGCGTTGTCACCTTGCGTGGCGAGCGTTCCGAACGCTTCGGGCCCGACGGGGCATCGCTGGTGGCCTTCCTGCAGACCTCGAACCTGAACAGTGATCTGTTCTATCGCATGCAACTGTCCGACGAGGAGGTCGAGGCCGCATGGCGCGATCTCTCGGCCGATGCGCGTGGCCTGGCCGAGGGCTATGCGGCCGGCTTCAACCGCCGGCTGCGCGACATCGGCGTCGAAGCCGCCGCCACCGCCTGCCAGGGCGCGGCGCCACCGCGGATGCGCGCCAGCGACGTGGTGCGCGCCACGATGCAGGTCAACTCGCTGTGGAAGGCACTGGCCGTCGCGCCCTATGCCGCGGCCTCGACCTGGGGCCAGCTGGGCGCGCCGGCCGTCGCCAAGGCAGTCGAAGACCGTCCGCCCGCGCAGCGCATGGCGAGCAATGCCTGGGCCTACGGCTCCGAGGCCACGGGCACGGGCGCATCGATCATGGTCGCGAACCCGCACACGCTGTGGCAGGGCCACTGGCTGCTGATGCACCAGATGCACCTGAGCATCCCCGGCGAGATCGACGTGATGGGCGCCGATTTCCTCGGCCTGCCGCTGCCGCTCTCGGGCTTCACGCAGCACCTGGCGTGGAGCATCGAGGCGCCGTCGACCGTGACCTATCCGCTGCTGATCGCGCTCGACGTGCGCGCCGGCGACAAGCCCTCGTACACGGTCGACGGCCAGCGCCGCGACCTTGGCACGAAGCGCGTGGCGCTGCGCGTGCGCCAGGCCGATGGCAGCGTGGCCACGCAGCAGCACGAGCTGCCCGTGTCGCACCTCGGGCCGCTGTACCGGCTGCCGGCCGATGGCGACCGCGCCGCGGGCTGGTATGCGATCACCGATCCCAGCGTCGCGAACGCGCGCGCGCTCGACCAGATGCTCGCGGTCGCGAAGGCGCGCGACATCGCCGGCTTCGAGCAGGCGGTGGCCAGCAACCGCGGCATCACCGCGCACCTGATCGCGGGCGACAGCCAGGGCCGCGCGATGTACATCGAGTCGGGGCCGCTGCTGGACATCGCTGATGCCGCATTGCGCGACTGCGCCACCGTGCCGCCGCTCGACGTCATGACGGTGCCGGTCGCGCTCGATGGCCGCCGCGGCGCCTGCGCCGTGCGCGACGCGCAGGGCCGGCCGAAGCTCGCACCCGCCAGCCGCGTTCCGGCGCTCGCCACGCGCGGCATCGTGCAGAACGCGAACGACAGCTACAGCCTGTCGCTGGTGGGGCAGCAGCTCGACGGCTATTCGCTGCTGCTCGGCAGCCCGAAGGCACCGCCCGGCCTGCGCACGCTGATGTCGCAGCGCCAGATTCAGGACGGTATGCGTGATGGCCGCATCGACAGCGCCGAGGCGCTCGGCATGGTGTTCGACAACCGCAACTACCTGGCGGAAACCACGCTCGATGCGGTGCTCGCGGCCTGCGCGGGCGCGAAGGGCGATGCCCAGGTACAGGCGGCCTGCGCCATCCTCTCGGCCTGGGACCGGCGGCACGACGTGGACAGCCGCGGCACGCTGCTGTTCCATGAACTGGGCCCGCGGCTTGCATCGGTGCCCGGCCTCTACGCCGAGCCCTACGACAGTGCGCGCCCCTACCGCGTGCGCCCGGTCTCCACCGCGCCGGCCGTGAGCGCGGCCATCGTCGCCGCGGTGCGCGACACGGCGCAGGCGCTCGCGGCGCTGGGCCTGCGTGGGGACGAGCGCTGGGGCGACATGCTCGCGCGCACCACGCCGCAAGGCCGCGTGCCGCTGCACGGCGGTTCGGGCGAGCAGGGCGTGCTCAACGCGCTCGACGGCGCGCCGCTCGGTCGCGAGGGCTTCGGCGACATCATCGCGGGCACCTCGTACGTGCACCTCGTGACCTGGGACCAGGGCCGGCTGGTGGCCAGGCTGATGATGGCGGCCGGCCAGTCCACCGACCCGGCTTCGCCGCACCACGACGACCAGTTGCCGCTGTTCTCGCGCAAGCAGCTCGTGACGCCGCCGTTCACCGAGGCGGAGATCGCGGCCGATCCGAAGCTCGAGCGGCTGGTGTTGCGCGAGTGA
- a CDS encoding LysR family transcriptional regulator, whose translation MFRLGLHHLETLFWIDRLGSFAAAAERLNTTQSGISSRVRELEARLKTRVFQKEGRRMLLTLRGRDLVRRCEPLLQQVNGVLLSVTDEAYATGTVRLGLDEIAAAPRVFGFVHDVGSDMPHLNWDLIVDAGTALRQKIADGVLDMGIVSGPLDAQELVAQPIGRTGLAWMASATYFAARHDRVSLHDGPIWALPRPSHHHLLTTGMLREAGLPPSGINACNHMQAMIDIVRAGAGIGMLPEHLVGEDLAHGVLRRLDIEAAPHALELHAVRRRDEADPIVLRVFERASRRLRSASPEAVAVAANASPRVHVLSRP comes from the coding sequence ATGTTTCGCCTCGGCCTGCACCACCTCGAGACGCTGTTCTGGATCGATCGGCTCGGCTCCTTCGCGGCCGCGGCGGAACGCCTGAACACCACCCAGTCGGGCATCTCGAGCCGCGTGCGCGAGCTGGAAGCGCGGCTGAAGACGCGCGTCTTCCAGAAGGAAGGCCGTCGCATGCTGCTGACGCTGCGAGGCCGGGACCTGGTGCGGCGCTGCGAGCCCTTGCTGCAACAGGTGAATGGCGTGCTGCTGTCGGTGACCGACGAGGCCTACGCGACCGGCACCGTGCGACTCGGTCTCGACGAGATCGCCGCGGCGCCGCGCGTGTTCGGCTTCGTGCACGACGTCGGCTCGGACATGCCGCATCTGAACTGGGACCTGATCGTCGATGCCGGCACGGCGCTGCGACAGAAGATCGCCGATGGCGTGCTCGACATGGGCATCGTCAGCGGCCCCCTCGATGCGCAGGAACTGGTCGCCCAGCCGATCGGCCGGACCGGGCTGGCCTGGATGGCGAGCGCCACCTACTTCGCCGCAAGGCACGACCGGGTGTCGCTGCACGATGGCCCGATCTGGGCCTTGCCGCGTCCCTCGCACCACCATCTGTTGACGACGGGCATGCTGCGCGAGGCCGGCCTGCCTCCCTCGGGCATCAATGCCTGCAACCACATGCAGGCGATGATCGACATCGTTCGGGCGGGCGCCGGCATCGGCATGCTGCCCGAGCATCTGGTGGGTGAGGACCTGGCACATGGCGTGCTGCGGCGCCTGGACATCGAGGCCGCGCCTCACGCGCTGGAGCTCCACGCCGTGCGCCGCCGCGACGAGGCCGATCCCATCGTGCTGCGCGTGTTCGAACGCGCGTCTCGAAGGCTGCGCTCCGCCTCGCCGGAGGCTGTTGCGGTGGCAGCGAACGCGAGTCCGCGCGTGCACGTCCTCAGTCGACCTTGA
- a CDS encoding M81 family metallopeptidase, with amino-acid sequence MRVLVAGFKHETNTFASNRADWAAFERGESFPKPTHGDAMLAMISKVDVSASGFASVAKRHGWTLVPSLWAGAVPSSYITDDAFERICDTILRDVKTLAYDAIYLELHGAAMSESFDDAEGELLARIRKAVGRNVPLVASLDLHANVTRAMLAHADALVAFRTYPHIDYVKTGERTADLLARLTRHGGREPSHCERLPFLISVSMQSTSAEPARGCYELLEDIDRRLGTVSSFCMAFPASDFEECGPTVWSHGERAREAVALLHAHVGEPGQWRLKALDANEAVNAALQRADRSSRTVVVADLQDNPGVGGTASTTGMLHALLDAGAGRRFPDRVALGVLYDPAAAALAHRAGIGQTIDCAVGESLATPIGQSEPPLQGRFRVRSLSDGMVTFKGPKMTGFQAVLGPTACLEIEGVLIVVSSGRIGTQDRELFRMVDIAPEAMKIVVVKSSHHFRADFEPLTEQPETDVVIAHAKGMFPSDPGALTWKKLSPATRTRP; translated from the coding sequence ATGCGCGTACTGGTGGCCGGGTTCAAGCACGAGACGAACACCTTTGCCTCGAACCGCGCCGATTGGGCCGCCTTCGAGCGCGGCGAGAGCTTTCCGAAACCCACGCACGGCGACGCGATGCTGGCGATGATCTCGAAGGTGGACGTCTCCGCCAGCGGTTTCGCCAGCGTCGCGAAGCGCCATGGCTGGACGCTGGTTCCGAGCCTGTGGGCTGGGGCCGTTCCCTCGTCATACATCACCGACGATGCCTTCGAGCGCATCTGCGACACCATCCTGCGTGACGTGAAGACGCTTGCATACGACGCCATCTACCTCGAGCTGCACGGCGCCGCCATGAGCGAGTCGTTCGACGATGCCGAGGGCGAACTGCTCGCGCGCATCCGAAAGGCCGTCGGCAGGAACGTGCCGCTCGTGGCGAGCCTGGACCTGCATGCCAACGTCACCCGCGCGATGCTCGCGCATGCCGATGCGCTGGTGGCGTTCCGCACCTATCCGCACATCGACTACGTGAAGACGGGCGAGCGCACGGCGGACCTGCTCGCTCGATTGACGCGCCATGGCGGGCGCGAGCCTTCGCATTGCGAACGCCTTCCCTTCCTCATCTCGGTGAGCATGCAGAGCACATCGGCCGAACCTGCCCGAGGCTGCTATGAACTGCTCGAGGACATCGATCGACGGCTGGGCACGGTCTCCAGCTTCTGCATGGCTTTCCCGGCCTCGGACTTCGAGGAATGCGGGCCGACCGTCTGGTCCCATGGCGAGCGTGCGCGCGAGGCCGTGGCCCTGCTCCATGCGCATGTCGGCGAGCCCGGACAGTGGCGGTTGAAGGCGCTGGACGCCAACGAGGCCGTGAACGCCGCCTTGCAGCGCGCCGACCGGAGCTCGCGCACCGTAGTGGTCGCGGACCTGCAGGACAACCCCGGCGTCGGCGGCACCGCGTCCACTACCGGCATGCTGCATGCGCTGCTCGATGCCGGCGCGGGTCGCCGCTTTCCGGACCGGGTGGCGCTGGGCGTGCTCTACGACCCCGCGGCGGCAGCCTTGGCGCACCGTGCCGGCATCGGCCAGACGATCGACTGCGCCGTCGGAGAGTCGCTGGCCACGCCCATAGGCCAGAGCGAGCCGCCGTTGCAGGGCAGGTTCAGGGTCCGTTCGCTCTCCGATGGCATGGTCACCTTCAAGGGGCCGAAGATGACCGGGTTCCAGGCCGTGCTCGGTCCCACCGCCTGCCTGGAGATCGAGGGCGTGCTCATCGTGGTCTCCAGCGGACGTATCGGCACACAGGACCGCGAGCTCTTTCGCATGGTCGACATCGCGCCGGAGGCGATGAAGATCGTCGTCGTCAAGAGTTCGCACCACTTCCGCGCTGACTTCGAGCCGCTGACCGAGCAGCCCGAAACCGATGTCGTGATCGCGCACGCGAAGGGAATGTTCCCCTCCGATCCCGGGGCATTGACGTGGAAGAAGCTGTCCCCTGCCACGCGCACGCGGCCCTGA
- a CDS encoding tripartite tricarboxylate transporter substrate binding protein, with product MPSVSHRRRFLVGLTSLLAGAAGNGFAADASAPLKLIVPTPPGSAADALARALSVSLGRQSGRGVVVENIAGAGSLVGTQQLARAPKDGLVLGVVSSNHTIIPGIFKNAPFDAIADFEPIAMIGSLPMMLVASNNVGASTAAELVKLAKSRSTTLAEGLVTGSVYQIASEVFKEQAGIATNRIFYKGSAQITNDLLAGILDIAFVSAQGAAPHIAAGKLKAIAVNTPTRTEIAPQVPTLAESGFPKFDVDAWLAIVSPAGIPADSAAARRREIEAALAQPEMKKALQMQGIQLRRMTPAQMVEFMKAEVVRNEQVIQRVGVKVD from the coding sequence ATGCCGTCCGTCTCCCACCGCCGCCGTTTCCTGGTCGGTCTGACTTCACTGCTCGCCGGCGCTGCCGGCAACGGCTTCGCCGCCGACGCCTCCGCGCCCCTCAAGCTGATCGTGCCCACGCCCCCCGGCTCCGCGGCCGATGCGCTGGCACGCGCGCTGTCGGTGTCATTGGGGCGCCAGAGCGGCCGTGGCGTCGTCGTCGAGAACATCGCCGGCGCGGGCTCGCTGGTCGGCACGCAGCAGCTTGCGCGCGCGCCGAAGGACGGGCTGGTGCTCGGGGTGGTCAGCTCCAACCACACGATCATTCCCGGCATCTTCAAGAACGCTCCTTTCGATGCGATCGCCGACTTCGAGCCGATCGCGATGATCGGCAGCCTGCCGATGATGCTGGTCGCCTCGAACAACGTCGGGGCATCGACGGCGGCGGAGTTGGTGAAGCTCGCGAAATCCCGCTCCACAACCCTGGCGGAGGGGCTGGTGACCGGCAGCGTGTACCAGATCGCCAGCGAGGTCTTCAAGGAACAGGCGGGCATCGCGACCAACCGCATCTTCTACAAGGGCTCGGCACAGATCACGAACGACCTGCTCGCCGGCATCCTGGACATCGCGTTCGTCTCCGCGCAGGGCGCGGCGCCGCACATCGCCGCGGGCAAGCTCAAGGCCATCGCGGTGAACACGCCCACGCGCACGGAGATCGCGCCGCAGGTGCCGACGCTCGCGGAAAGCGGGTTCCCCAAGTTCGATGTCGATGCCTGGCTCGCGATCGTCAGCCCCGCAGGCATTCCGGCGGACAGCGCGGCGGCGCGGCGCCGGGAGATCGAAGCCGCGCTGGCACAGCCCGAGATGAAGAAGGCGCTGCAGATGCAGGGGATTCAGCTGCGGCGCATGACGCCTGCGCAGATGGTCGAATTCATGAAGGCCGAGGTGGTCCGCAACGAGCAGGTGATCCAGCGCGTGGGCGTCAAGGTCGACTGA
- a CDS encoding PaaI family thioesterase: protein MTNSQPSPSSSPATGLDVLQAMMDGRVERSGIAHTMPMQLSAIEAGKVSMRVTPDERHLNPAGMVHGGFAATCLDGAAALALYSALDAGTAYSTVDLSVKYLRPLAPHTEYLASATLVERTRSLGICNAELRGADGKLHAMASATLMVKG, encoded by the coding sequence ATGACAAATTCCCAGCCATCGCCCTCCTCCTCGCCCGCCACGGGCCTCGACGTCCTGCAAGCCATGATGGACGGGCGCGTCGAGCGCTCGGGCATCGCCCACACCATGCCGATGCAGCTCTCGGCGATCGAGGCCGGCAAGGTCAGCATGCGCGTCACGCCCGACGAGCGGCATCTCAATCCCGCGGGCATGGTGCACGGCGGCTTCGCGGCCACCTGCCTCGACGGCGCCGCGGCGCTCGCGCTGTATTCGGCGCTCGACGCGGGCACGGCCTACTCCACCGTCGACCTCAGCGTGAAGTACCTGCGACCTCTGGCGCCGCACACCGAGTACCTGGCGAGCGCCACGCTGGTCGAGCGCACGCGCTCGCTGGGCATCTGCAATGCGGAGCTGCGCGGCGCGGACGGCAAGCTGCATGCGATGGCTTCGGCCACGCTGATGGTGAAGGGCTGA
- a CDS encoding LysR family transcriptional regulator yields MSPSTTPSLSPSLLAWLRCFDAAARCGSFTKAAAELHVSQGAVSQQVKRLEDRLGHVLLLRTPAGLALTPQGEQLYAATRESFRNLASTVHRLQLAHVGEPVNISCSPSLAMLWLTLRLGSLYRANPDMAFRVVGESDRVDPSRMSREGIAAAVRLGAAGSEDAKAVDLLDEWLVPVAAPSFMQAHPELRKASKLKGSQLLHAADPGEGGEPTEEWAQWLGAVGVDLAPSALRQGTQFNLSLLAVQAALGGQGIAMGRLALVLHYLTSGRLVLAFRQRVLSNATYRFIGSPSHPATPTVLAWLLDEAARFRQQRDAYFESAGISAA; encoded by the coding sequence ATGAGCCCGAGCACCACGCCCTCACTGTCCCCCTCGCTGCTGGCGTGGCTGCGCTGCTTCGACGCGGCCGCGCGCTGTGGCAGCTTCACCAAGGCGGCCGCGGAGCTGCACGTCTCGCAGGGCGCAGTGAGCCAGCAGGTCAAGCGACTGGAGGACCGGCTCGGACACGTGCTGCTGCTGCGCACGCCCGCGGGACTGGCGCTGACGCCGCAGGGGGAACAGCTCTACGCGGCAACGCGCGAGTCGTTCCGCAACCTGGCGAGCACCGTGCACCGGCTGCAGCTCGCGCATGTGGGCGAGCCGGTCAACATCAGTTGCTCGCCGTCGCTCGCCATGCTGTGGCTCACGCTGCGGCTGGGCAGCCTCTACCGCGCCAATCCGGACATGGCGTTCCGGGTGGTCGGAGAGTCCGACCGCGTCGATCCCTCGCGCATGTCGCGCGAAGGCATCGCCGCGGCAGTGCGGCTGGGTGCCGCGGGCAGCGAGGATGCGAAAGCGGTCGACCTGCTCGACGAATGGCTGGTGCCGGTCGCCGCGCCGAGCTTCATGCAGGCCCATCCCGAGTTGCGCAAGGCGAGCAAGCTCAAGGGCTCGCAGCTGCTGCATGCCGCGGACCCGGGGGAAGGCGGCGAGCCGACGGAGGAGTGGGCGCAGTGGCTCGGCGCCGTGGGCGTGGACCTGGCGCCCTCGGCGCTGCGGCAGGGGACGCAGTTCAACCTGTCGCTGTTGGCGGTGCAGGCGGCACTGGGAGGCCAAGGCATCGCCATGGGGCGGCTGGCGCTCGTGCTGCACTACCTCACGTCGGGACGGCTGGTGCTCGCATTCCGCCAGCGGGTGCTTTCCAACGCGACGTACCGCTTCATCGGCAGCCCTTCCCATCCCGCCACGCCGACCGTGCTGGCCTGGCTGCTCGACGAGGCGGCGCGTTTCCGCCAGCAACGCGACGCCTACTTCGAGAGCGCGGGCATCTCGGCGGCCTAG
- a CDS encoding MarR family transcriptional regulator has protein sequence MAASRPENIFDLLQVAQAGLKEARADDGALLLMHFAFRGLVAKADLFLAGHGLSRVHHRMLYAIARTDGIAVGQLIALLGVSKQAMHRPLKHLQEQGLVLAERSPHEHRSKLLRLTREGARIERQASAHEAAAMERALKSVGESERQAWRTVMLELARQI, from the coding sequence ATGGCAGCCTCCCGCCCCGAGAACATCTTCGATCTGCTGCAGGTGGCGCAAGCCGGCCTCAAGGAAGCACGCGCCGACGACGGCGCGCTGCTGCTGATGCATTTCGCGTTCCGCGGCCTGGTCGCGAAGGCCGACCTGTTCCTGGCCGGCCATGGCCTGTCGCGCGTCCATCACCGCATGCTCTATGCGATCGCGCGCACCGACGGCATCGCGGTCGGCCAGCTGATCGCGCTGCTGGGCGTGTCGAAGCAGGCGATGCACCGGCCGCTCAAGCATCTGCAGGAACAGGGGCTGGTGCTGGCCGAGCGCAGCCCGCACGAGCATCGCAGCAAGCTGCTGCGGCTCACGCGCGAGGGTGCGCGCATCGAGCGGCAGGCCTCCGCGCACGAGGCGGCGGCGATGGAGCGCGCGCTGAAGTCGGTGGGCGAGAGCGAGCGCCAGGCCTGGCGCACGGTCATGCTCGAGCTGGCGCGGCAGATCTAG